One stretch of Pseudomonas fragi DNA includes these proteins:
- a CDS encoding osmoprotectant NAGGN system M42 family peptidase gives MNRSLPEPDLDYLQRVLLEMLAIPSPTGFTDTIVRYVAERLDELGIPFELTRRGTLRATLKGQKNSPDRAVSAHLDTIGASVRAIKDNGRLVLAPVGCWSSRFAEGSRVSLFTDNGVIRGSVLPLMASGHAFNTGVDELPISWDHIELRLDAYCATRADCDSLGVNIGDFVAFDPLPEFTESGHISARHLDDKAGVAALLAALKAIVDSGEQPLIDCHPLFTITEEIGNGAAAALPWDVSEFVGIDIAPVAPGQHSSEHAVSVAMQDSGGPYDYHLSRHLLGLATENELPVRRDMFRYYFSDAHSAVTAGHDIRCALLAFGCDATHGYERTHIDSLAALSRLLGAYILSPPVFASDAQPAQGSLDRFSHQIEHDAQMESDTRVPSVESLVGENRS, from the coding sequence ATGAACCGCAGCCTCCCTGAACCCGACCTCGACTACCTGCAACGGGTATTGCTGGAAATGCTCGCCATTCCCAGCCCCACCGGTTTTACCGACACCATCGTGCGTTATGTCGCCGAGCGCCTCGACGAATTGGGGATCCCTTTTGAACTGACCCGCCGCGGCACCTTGCGCGCCACCCTCAAGGGCCAGAAAAACAGCCCGGACCGCGCCGTGTCCGCGCACCTGGACACCATTGGCGCGAGCGTGCGGGCGATCAAGGACAACGGCCGGCTGGTGCTGGCACCTGTCGGTTGCTGGTCAAGCCGGTTTGCCGAAGGCAGCCGCGTGAGCCTGTTTACCGACAACGGCGTGATCCGCGGCAGTGTCCTGCCATTAATGGCTTCTGGCCACGCCTTCAATACCGGCGTGGATGAACTGCCGATCAGTTGGGACCATATCGAGTTGCGCCTGGATGCCTACTGCGCCACCCGCGCGGATTGTGATTCGCTGGGGGTCAATATCGGTGATTTCGTGGCCTTCGACCCACTGCCGGAATTTACCGAAAGTGGCCATATCAGCGCGCGGCACCTGGATGACAAGGCGGGTGTGGCGGCCCTGCTCGCGGCCCTGAAAGCCATTGTCGACAGTGGCGAACAGCCCCTTATCGACTGTCATCCACTGTTTACCATCACCGAAGAAATCGGCAATGGTGCGGCAGCGGCCTTGCCGTGGGATGTGAGCGAGTTTGTGGGGATCGATATTGCGCCGGTAGCACCAGGCCAGCATTCAAGCGAACATGCGGTGAGTGTGGCGATGCAGGATTCGGGCGGGCCCTATGACTATCACCTGTCGCGGCATTTACTGGGATTGGCCACTGAAAATGAGTTGCCGGTGCGCCGGGACATGTTCCGTTATTACTTCAGCGATGCCCATTCGGCCGTCACTGCCGGGCATGATATTCGGTGCGCCTTGCTGGCGTTTGGTTGCGATGCGACCCACGGGTATGAGCGCACCCATATCGACAGCCTGGCGGCGTTGAGCCGATTGCTGGGGGCTTACATCCTCAGCCCGCCGGTTTTTGCCAGCGATGCGCAGCCAGCGCAGGGGTCACTGGACCGCTTCAGCCATCAAATCGAACATGATGCGCAGATGGAAAGCGACACCCGGGTGCCGTCGGTGGAGAGTCTGGTGGGGGAAAATCGGAGCTGA
- the ngg gene encoding N-acetylglutaminylglutamine synthetase — translation MKPLATAYSQRLLRGQTPSYERLQARFAEDGSELSACPVAVHCGWGRLLIGHTFPDPATLAEELLNEQPGERDIALYVAAPQQVLAQSPQQLFLDPSDTLRLWFTDYRQATRVFRGFRIRRAQSEADWSAINTLYLSRSMLPIDPTLLTSRHEGGPVYWMAEDEDSGAVIGSVMGLNHHTAFNDPENGSSLWCLAVDPLCSRPGVGEVLVRHLVEHFMSRGLSYLDLSVLHDNAQAKNLYAKLGFRTLSTFAIKRKNGINQPLFLGPGPEVGLNPYASILVEEAYKRGIDVQIDDAAAGLFTLSHGGRRIRCRESLSDLTSAISMSLCQDKCLTHKVLSQAGLNVPTQQLAGNADDNLAFVEQHGRVVVKPVDGEQGNGVAVDLHSIEQVQQAIEAARAFDSRVLLESFHEGLDLRIVVIGFEVVAAAIRRPAQVIGDGQHRVQRLIEAQSRRRQAATGGESRIPLDAETLRTVQAAGYDYDSILPAGQVLTVRRTANLHTGGCLEDVTAVLHPVLADAAIRAARALDIPVVGLDLMVPAADQPDYVFIEANERAGLANHEPQPTAERFIDLLFPHSQPAQ, via the coding sequence ATGAAACCCCTCGCTACGGCTTATAGCCAGCGTTTACTGCGTGGCCAAACGCCTTCTTACGAGCGCCTGCAAGCCCGCTTTGCCGAAGACGGCAGCGAACTGAGTGCCTGCCCCGTGGCCGTACATTGCGGCTGGGGCCGACTGTTGATCGGGCATACCTTTCCTGACCCCGCCACCCTGGCCGAAGAGCTGCTCAACGAGCAGCCCGGCGAGCGCGATATTGCCCTGTATGTCGCCGCGCCCCAGCAGGTGCTGGCGCAGTCGCCGCAACAACTGTTCCTCGACCCCTCGGATACACTGCGACTGTGGTTTACCGATTACCGCCAGGCCACCCGCGTGTTTCGCGGCTTCCGTATCCGCCGCGCACAAAGCGAGGCGGACTGGAGCGCGATCAACACCCTGTACCTGTCACGCTCCATGCTGCCCATCGACCCGACCCTGCTGACCTCGCGCCACGAGGGCGGCCCGGTGTACTGGATGGCCGAAGACGAGGACAGCGGCGCGGTGATCGGCAGTGTCATGGGCTTGAACCATCACACCGCGTTCAACGACCCTGAAAACGGCAGCAGCCTCTGGTGCCTGGCGGTCGACCCGCTCTGTTCACGCCCGGGAGTGGGTGAAGTGCTGGTACGGCATTTGGTCGAACACTTTATGAGCCGCGGCCTGAGCTATCTCGACCTGTCGGTGCTGCATGACAATGCCCAGGCCAAGAACCTCTACGCCAAACTGGGCTTTCGCACCCTGTCGACCTTTGCCATCAAGCGCAAGAACGGCATCAACCAGCCGCTGTTTCTGGGGCCTGGCCCCGAGGTCGGGCTCAACCCCTATGCCAGCATCCTCGTTGAAGAAGCCTATAAACGTGGCATCGACGTGCAGATTGACGACGCGGCCGCCGGTCTGTTCACCCTTAGCCACGGCGGGCGACGGATTCGTTGCCGCGAGTCCCTCAGCGACCTGACCAGCGCCATCAGCATGAGCCTGTGCCAGGACAAGTGCCTGACCCACAAGGTGCTCAGCCAGGCTGGCCTGAACGTGCCGACCCAGCAACTGGCGGGCAATGCCGATGACAACCTGGCGTTTGTCGAGCAGCACGGCCGGGTGGTGGTCAAGCCGGTGGATGGTGAACAAGGCAATGGCGTCGCGGTGGACCTGCACAGCATCGAGCAGGTGCAACAGGCCATCGAGGCAGCGCGGGCGTTCGACAGCCGGGTGCTGCTCGAAAGTTTTCACGAAGGCCTCGACCTGCGCATCGTGGTGATCGGCTTTGAAGTGGTGGCTGCAGCCATCCGTCGTCCTGCGCAAGTGATAGGCGATGGCCAACACCGCGTCCAGCGCCTGATCGAGGCGCAAAGCCGCCGACGCCAGGCCGCCACCGGTGGCGAAAGCCGCATCCCGCTGGACGCCGAAACCCTGCGCACCGTGCAGGCCGCAGGCTATGACTACGACAGCATCCTGCCCGCCGGGCAGGTGCTGACCGTGCGCCGCACCGCCAACCTGCATACCGGCGGCTGCCTGGAGGACGTCACCGCCGTGCTGCACCCGGTGCTGGCCGACGCCGCCATCCGCGCAGCCCGGGCCCTGGATATTCCGGTAGTGGGGCTCGACCTGATGGTGCCCGCCGCCGACCAACCCGACTATGTATTTATTGAAGCCAACGAGCGCGCCGGGCTGGCCAACCATGAGCCGCAGCCCACCGCCGAGCGCTTTATCGATTTGTTGTTTCCCCACAGTCAGCCTGCTCAATAG
- a CDS encoding N-acetylglutaminylglutamine amidotransferase, which translates to MCGLAGELRFDQHPADLAAIERITHHLAPRGPDAWGFHSQGPVALGHRRLKIMDLSDGSAQPMVDSQLGLSLAFNGAIYNFPELRAELETLGYSFYSDGDTEVLLKGYHAWGEALLPKLNGMFAFAIWERDAQRLFIARDRLGVKPLYLSRTGERLRFASTLPALLKGGDISPMLDPVALNHYLNFHAVVPAPRTLIAGIEKLPPATWLRIDANGHTKQKTWWTLPYGPHADEANLTLEDWRDRVLDSTREAVAIRQRAAVDVGVLLSGGVDSSLLVGLLRDVGVQDLSTFSIGFEDAGGERGDEFQYSDLIAKHYGTRHHQLRIGEHEIIEQLPAAFRAMSEPMVSHDCIAFYLLSREVAKHCKVVQSGQGADELFAGYHWYPQVDGASDPYAAYREAFFDRSYDEYKATVQPQWLTANDAAGDFVREHFAQPGAQAGVDKALRLDSTVMLVDDPVKRVDNMTMAWGLEARTPFLDYRLAELSARIPARFKLPDGGKQVLKEAARLVIPSEVIDRKKGYFPVPGLKHLQGNTLNWVRDLLLDPSQDRGLFQPAMLDQLLTNPQSQLTPLNGSKLWQLAALNLWLSEQGI; encoded by the coding sequence ATGTGCGGATTAGCTGGCGAGTTACGTTTTGATCAACACCCTGCCGACCTGGCAGCCATCGAACGCATCACCCACCACCTTGCACCTCGTGGCCCCGATGCCTGGGGGTTTCACAGCCAGGGGCCGGTTGCCCTTGGCCATCGTCGCCTGAAAATCATGGATTTGTCCGACGGCTCGGCCCAGCCGATGGTCGACAGCCAGTTGGGATTGTCCCTGGCCTTCAACGGCGCGATCTATAACTTCCCCGAGCTGCGCGCCGAGCTTGAAACCCTGGGTTACAGCTTTTATTCCGACGGCGATACCGAAGTGCTGCTCAAGGGCTATCACGCCTGGGGCGAGGCGCTGCTGCCCAAGCTCAATGGCATGTTTGCTTTCGCCATCTGGGAGCGCGACGCCCAGCGCCTGTTTATCGCCCGTGATCGCCTGGGGGTCAAACCGCTGTACCTGTCGCGCACCGGCGAGCGCCTGCGCTTTGCCTCGACCCTGCCCGCGCTGCTCAAGGGCGGTGATATCAGCCCGATGCTCGACCCGGTGGCCCTCAACCATTACCTGAATTTTCACGCCGTGGTGCCCGCCCCCCGCACCCTGATTGCCGGCATTGAGAAACTGCCGCCCGCCACCTGGCTGCGCATCGACGCCAATGGCCATACCAAGCAGAAAACCTGGTGGACCCTGCCCTACGGCCCCCATGCCGATGAAGCCAACCTGACCCTGGAAGACTGGCGCGACCGCGTGCTCGACAGCACCCGCGAAGCCGTGGCCATCCGCCAGCGCGCAGCGGTGGATGTCGGCGTGCTGCTATCAGGCGGTGTCGATTCCAGCTTGCTTGTGGGCTTGCTGCGGGATGTTGGCGTACAGGACCTGTCGACCTTTTCCATCGGGTTTGAGGACGCAGGCGGCGAGCGCGGTGATGAATTCCAGTATTCGGATTTGATCGCCAAGCATTACGGCACTCGCCATCACCAACTGCGCATTGGCGAACACGAGATCATCGAGCAACTGCCTGCGGCCTTTCGCGCCATGAGCGAGCCGATGGTCAGCCATGACTGCATTGCCTTTTACCTGCTGTCCCGCGAGGTCGCCAAGCATTGCAAGGTGGTGCAAAGCGGCCAGGGTGCTGACGAACTGTTTGCCGGCTATCACTGGTACCCACAAGTGGACGGCGCCAGCGATCCTTATGCCGCGTACCGCGAAGCCTTTTTCGACCGCAGTTACGACGAGTACAAGGCCACGGTCCAGCCACAATGGCTGACAGCCAATGACGCTGCTGGCGACTTTGTGCGTGAGCATTTCGCACAGCCGGGTGCGCAGGCCGGGGTGGACAAGGCCTTGCGCCTGGACAGCACCGTGATGCTGGTGGATGACCCGGTCAAACGGGTGGACAACATGACGATGGCCTGGGGCCTTGAAGCCCGCACGCCGTTTCTGGATTACCGCCTGGCCGAGCTGTCGGCGCGAATTCCGGCGCGCTTCAAATTGCCTGACGGCGGCAAGCAGGTACTCAAGGAAGCCGCACGGCTGGTGATCCCCAGCGAAGTCATCGATCGCAAAAAAGGCTATTTCCCGGTGCCGGGGCTCAAGCACTTGCAGGGCAACACCCTCAACTGGGTGCGCGACCTGCTGCTGGACCCGAGTCAGGATCGTGGCCTGTTCCAGCCGGCCATGCTTGACCAGTTGCTGACCAACCCGCAAAGCCAGCTGACGCCCCTCAACGGCTCCAAGCTGTGGCAACTGGCCGCCCTGAACCTGTGGCTGAGCGAACAAGGAATCTGA